One genomic segment of Epinephelus fuscoguttatus linkage group LG19, E.fuscoguttatus.final_Chr_v1 includes these proteins:
- the LOC125879592 gene encoding MBT domain-containing protein 1-like: protein MENPRDLVERLSRKRHDSFGMLDGLEEDRSSCSTESSGGSAASSPEDSDEEELGGGGGEGGVTQLTASSSSSSLTLIKTNGQVYTYPDGKAGMATCEMCGMVGVRDAFYSKTKRFCSVSCSRSYSSNSKKASILARLQGKPPTKKAKVLQKQPLMTKLAAYAQHQANQQSGVKKSVTVEVFDWGRYLGDGDVTGAPVSCFKHVPMGKSWGDISEGVRVEVPNTDSGLPMKVYWIAGIIKLAGFKALMRYEGFDSDSTRDFWLNLCVPDIHPVGWCAAGGKPLVPPKSILHRFTNWKTFLIKRLTGSKTLPPDFPSKVQESMQVPFKKQMRVEVVDKTHLCRTRVALVEQVIGGRLRLVYEECDDGSDDFWCHMYSPLIHSIGWSRSIGHRFKRSDVSKKLSIQMDAPGQLFAKVKEVDQSGAWFEDGMKLEAIDPLNLSAICVATVRKVLADGYLMIGIDGSEAADGSDWFCYHSTSPSIFPAGFCEINNIELTPPRGYTSLPFRWFEYLKETKSVAAPVGLFNKDVPNHGFRPGMKLEAVDLMEPRLVCVATVTRIVHRLLRIHFDGWEDEYDQWVDCESPDLYPVGWCQLTGYQLQPPAVNAGSRELQSAASKQRKKSQQYKGQKKKRKLPIAKRPVSLSGGMVTGIPRSLSGDENETPPNYPSPPTPASAAQPPSADPESSPNTEGGAGSQIKEENVEGTELSSERTETETNGSSGEFTNQDQ from the exons GTGGAGCGTCTGTCCAGGAAGCGCCACGACTCCTTTGGGATGCTGGACGGTTTGGAGGAGGACcggagcagctgcagcacgGAGTCCAGCGGGGGGAGCGCAGCTTCTAGCCCTGAGGACAGTGATGAGGAGGAGctgggtggaggagggggagaaggaGGGGTGACTCAACTCACTgcgtcctcttcctcctcctccctgacTCTCATCAAGACCAACGGACAGGTGTACACCTACCCTGACGGAAAGGCAGGCATGG CCACCTGTGAGATGTGTGGTATGGTGGGCGTCAGAGATGCTTTCTACAGTAAAACCAAACGTTTCTGCAGCGTGTCCTGCTCCAGAAGTTACTCCTCCAACTCCAAGAAGGCCAGCATTCTCGCCAGACTGCAG GGGAAGCCTCCCACGAAGAAGGCCAAGGTTCTGCAGAAACAGCCTCTTATGACCAAACTAGCTGCCTACGCTCAGCACCAAGCCAACCAGCAGAGTGGTGTCAAGAAGAGCG tAACTGTGGAGGTGTTTGACTGGGGTCGTTACCTAGGAGATGGAGACGTGACGGGAGCACCGGTCAGCTGCTTCAAACAT GTCCCAATGGGGAAGTCGTGGGGCGACATCAGTGAAGGCGTCCGGGTCGAAGTACCAAACACTGACAGCGGTTTGCCCATGAAGGTGTACTGGATCGCTGGCATCATCAAACTGGCTG GTTTTAAGGCCCTGATGAGGTACGAGGGTTTCGACAGTGACTCCACCAGGGATTTCTGGTTGAACTTGTGTGTGCCTGACATTCACCCAGTCGGCTGGTGTGCTGCTGGAGGAAAACCTCTGGTCCCCCCTaaga GCATTCTGCACAGGTTCACTAACTGGAAGACGTTTCTCATCAAAAGACTGACGGGATCCAAAACGCTGCCCCCAGACTTCCCCTCcaag GTCCAGGAGAGTATGCAGGTTCCCTTTAAGAAGCAGATgagggtggaggtggtggaTAAAACTCACCTGTGTCGGACTCGGGTGGCTCTGGTTGAACAG GTGATCGGCGGTCGTCTTCGTCTGGTATATGAGGAGTGTGATGACGGTTCGGACGACTTCTGGTGTCACATGTACAGTCCTCTGATCCACAGCATCGGCTGGTCTCGATCCATAGGACACCGTTTCAAACGATCCG ATGTGTCGAAGAAGCTCAGCATTCAGATGGATGCTCCTGGACAGCTGTTTGCCAAG GTAAAGGAGGTGGATCAGAGTGGTGCCTGGTTTGAAGATGGGATGAAGCTGGAAGCAATCGACCCTCTGAATCTGTCTGCCATCTGCGTGGCCACAGTCAGGAAG GTCCTCGCAGATGGTTATCTGATGATCGGTATTGACGGTTCAGAGGCGGCTGATGGTTCAGACTGGTTCTGTTATCACTccacctctccctccatctttccCGCTGGTTTCTGTGAGATCAACAACATTGAGCTGACGCCCCCCAGAG gtTACACCAGTCTTCCCTTCAGATGGTTCGAATATCTGAAGGAGACCAAGTCTGTTGCAGCTCCTGTTGGCCTCTTCAACAAG GACGTCCCTAATCACGGTTTCCGGCCCGGCATGAAGCTGGAGGCTGTGGACCTCATGGAGCCAAGGCTGGTCTGCGTTGCCACTGTGACCCGCATTGTCCACCGGTTGCTACGTATACACTTTGATGGCTGGGAGGACGAGTACGATCAGTGGGTGGACTGTGAGTCACCTGACCTGTACCCAGTTGGCTGGTGTCAGCTGACCGGGTACCAGTTGCAGCCTCCTGCTGTTAATGCAG gCTCCAGAGAACTACAGTCAGCAGCTTCCAAACAGAGGAAGAAGTCTCAGCAGTACAAAGGACAAAAGAAAA AGAGGAAGCTGCCTATTGCTAAGCGACCTGTCAGTCTCTCCGGCGGCATGGTAACGGGCATCCCCAGGAGCCTATCAGGAGACGAGAATGAGACACCACCCAATTACCCATCACCCCCTACGCCTGCCTCAGCGGCCCAGCCCCCCTCTGCCGACCCAGAGAGCAGCCCGAACACTGAGGGGGgggcag GTTCACAGATTAAAGAAGAGAACGTAGAAGGAACTGAATTATCTTCTGAAAGgactgaaacagaaacaaacggATCTTCTGGAGAATTCACCAACCAGGACCAGTAG